One genomic segment of Salminus brasiliensis chromosome 6, fSalBra1.hap2, whole genome shotgun sequence includes these proteins:
- the elavl4 gene encoding ELAV-like protein 4 isoform X6 encodes MEWNGFKMGSTETQWRQADLPQLQGWADKGLLTQPKMIISNMEPQVTNGPNPATANGPSSNSRSCPSPMQTSGSNDDSKTNLIVNYLPQNMTQEEFRSLFGSIGEIESCKLVRDKITGQSLGYGFVNYIDPKDAEKAINTLNGLRLQTKTIKVSYARPSSASIRDANLYVSGLPKTMTQKELEQLFSQYGRIITSRILVDQVTGPSGGSRGVGFIRFDKRIEAEEAIKGLNGQKPSGAAEPITVKFANNPSQKTSQALLSQLYQSPNRRYPGPLHHQAQRFRLDNLLNMAYGVKRFSPITIDSMTSLVGMNIPGHTGTGWCIFVYNLSPDSDESVLWQLFGPFGAVNNVKVIRDFNTNKCKGFGFVTMTNYDEAAMAIASLNGYRLGDRVLQVSFKTNKTHKS; translated from the exons GGATCGACAGAGACTCAGTGGCGTCAGGCAGACTTGCCGCAGCTCCAGGGCTGGGCTGACAAAGGACTGCTGACACAGCCAAAGATG ATAATCAGCAACATGGAGCCTCAGGTGACGAACGGGCCAAACCCGGCCACAGCCAACGGTCCCTCGAGCAACAGCCGCAGCTGCCCATCGCCCATGCAGACCAGCGGCTCCAACGACGACAGCAAGACCAACCTCATTGTCAACTACCTGCCCCAGAACATGACCCAGGAGGAGTTCCGCAGCCTCTTTGGCAGCATTGGAGAGATTGAGTCCTGCAAGCTGGTCCGCGACAAGATCACAG gacAGAGCCTTGGATATGGTTTTGTCAACTACATTGACCCAAAGGATGCAGAGAAAGCCATCAACACGTTAAATGGACTCAGACTTCAAACCAAAACTATCAAG GTGTCATATGCACGGCCCAGCTCAGCCTCTATCCGTGATGCTAACCTGTACGTGAGTGGGCTGCCTAAGACCATGACCCAGAAAGAGCTGGAGCAGCTCTTCTCCCAGTATGGACGAATCATTACCTCCCGCATCCTCGTCGACCAGGTCACA GGCCCTTCAGGTGGCTCACGCGGGGTGGGCTTCATTCGCTTTGATAAGAGGATAGAGGCAGAGGAAGCCATCAAGGGCCTGAACGGACAGAAGCCCTCTGGAGCGGCAGAGCCCATCACAGTGAAGTTCGCCAACAACCCCAGCCAGAAGACCAGCCAGGCCCTGCTCTCTCAACTCTACCAGTCCCCCAACCGCCGCTACCCTGGCCCCCTGCATCACCAAGCCCAGAGGTTCAG GCTGGACAATTTGCTTAATATGGCCTATGGCGTTAAGAG GTTCTCTCCCATCACCATAGATAGCATGACCAGTCTAGTAGGGATGAATATTCCGGGACACACTGGCACGGGCTGGTGCATCTTCGTCTACAACCTGTCTCCAGACTCAGACGAAAGTGTCCTGTGGCAGCTCTTCGGGCCGTTTGGCGCAGTCAACAACGTCAAGGTGATCCGCGACTTCAACACCAACAAGTGCAAGGGGTTCGGTTTCGTCACCATGACAAACTACGACGAAGCAGCAATGGCCATCGCCAGTCTGAATGGGTACCGGCTGGGCGACCGCGTATTGCAGGTGTCCTTCAAGACCAACAAGACCCACAAGTCCTGA
- the elavl4 gene encoding ELAV-like protein 4 isoform X7, which translates to MVMGSTETQWRQADLPQLQGWADKGLLTQPKMIISNMEPQVTNGPNPATANGPSSNSRSCPSPMQTSGSNDDSKTNLIVNYLPQNMTQEEFRSLFGSIGEIESCKLVRDKITGQSLGYGFVNYIDPKDAEKAINTLNGLRLQTKTIKVSYARPSSASIRDANLYVSGLPKTMTQKELEQLFSQYGRIITSRILVDQVTGPSGGSRGVGFIRFDKRIEAEEAIKGLNGQKPSGAAEPITVKFANNPSQKTSQALLSQLYQSPNRRYPGPLHHQAQRFRLDNLLNMAYGVKRFSPITIDSMTSLVGMNIPGHTGTGWCIFVYNLSPDSDESVLWQLFGPFGAVNNVKVIRDFNTNKCKGFGFVTMTNYDEAAMAIASLNGYRLGDRVLQVSFKTNKTHKS; encoded by the exons GGATCGACAGAGACTCAGTGGCGTCAGGCAGACTTGCCGCAGCTCCAGGGCTGGGCTGACAAAGGACTGCTGACACAGCCAAAGATG ATAATCAGCAACATGGAGCCTCAGGTGACGAACGGGCCAAACCCGGCCACAGCCAACGGTCCCTCGAGCAACAGCCGCAGCTGCCCATCGCCCATGCAGACCAGCGGCTCCAACGACGACAGCAAGACCAACCTCATTGTCAACTACCTGCCCCAGAACATGACCCAGGAGGAGTTCCGCAGCCTCTTTGGCAGCATTGGAGAGATTGAGTCCTGCAAGCTGGTCCGCGACAAGATCACAG gacAGAGCCTTGGATATGGTTTTGTCAACTACATTGACCCAAAGGATGCAGAGAAAGCCATCAACACGTTAAATGGACTCAGACTTCAAACCAAAACTATCAAG GTGTCATATGCACGGCCCAGCTCAGCCTCTATCCGTGATGCTAACCTGTACGTGAGTGGGCTGCCTAAGACCATGACCCAGAAAGAGCTGGAGCAGCTCTTCTCCCAGTATGGACGAATCATTACCTCCCGCATCCTCGTCGACCAGGTCACA GGCCCTTCAGGTGGCTCACGCGGGGTGGGCTTCATTCGCTTTGATAAGAGGATAGAGGCAGAGGAAGCCATCAAGGGCCTGAACGGACAGAAGCCCTCTGGAGCGGCAGAGCCCATCACAGTGAAGTTCGCCAACAACCCCAGCCAGAAGACCAGCCAGGCCCTGCTCTCTCAACTCTACCAGTCCCCCAACCGCCGCTACCCTGGCCCCCTGCATCACCAAGCCCAGAGGTTCAG GCTGGACAATTTGCTTAATATGGCCTATGGCGTTAAGAG GTTCTCTCCCATCACCATAGATAGCATGACCAGTCTAGTAGGGATGAATATTCCGGGACACACTGGCACGGGCTGGTGCATCTTCGTCTACAACCTGTCTCCAGACTCAGACGAAAGTGTCCTGTGGCAGCTCTTCGGGCCGTTTGGCGCAGTCAACAACGTCAAGGTGATCCGCGACTTCAACACCAACAAGTGCAAGGGGTTCGGTTTCGTCACCATGACAAACTACGACGAAGCAGCAATGGCCATCGCCAGTCTGAATGGGTACCGGCTGGGCGACCGCGTATTGCAGGTGTCCTTCAAGACCAACAAGACCCACAAGTCCTGA
- the elavl4 gene encoding ELAV-like protein 4 isoform X8: MEWNGFKMIISNMEPQVTNGPNPATANGPSSNSRSCPSPMQTSGSNDDSKTNLIVNYLPQNMTQEEFRSLFGSIGEIESCKLVRDKITGQSLGYGFVNYIDPKDAEKAINTLNGLRLQTKTIKVSYARPSSASIRDANLYVSGLPKTMTQKELEQLFSQYGRIITSRILVDQVTGPSGGSRGVGFIRFDKRIEAEEAIKGLNGQKPSGAAEPITVKFANNPSQKTSQALLSQLYQSPNRRYPGPLHHQAQRFRLDNLLNMAYGVKRFSPITIDSMTSLVGMNIPGHTGTGWCIFVYNLSPDSDESVLWQLFGPFGAVNNVKVIRDFNTNKCKGFGFVTMTNYDEAAMAIASLNGYRLGDRVLQVSFKTNKTHKS; this comes from the exons ATAATCAGCAACATGGAGCCTCAGGTGACGAACGGGCCAAACCCGGCCACAGCCAACGGTCCCTCGAGCAACAGCCGCAGCTGCCCATCGCCCATGCAGACCAGCGGCTCCAACGACGACAGCAAGACCAACCTCATTGTCAACTACCTGCCCCAGAACATGACCCAGGAGGAGTTCCGCAGCCTCTTTGGCAGCATTGGAGAGATTGAGTCCTGCAAGCTGGTCCGCGACAAGATCACAG gacAGAGCCTTGGATATGGTTTTGTCAACTACATTGACCCAAAGGATGCAGAGAAAGCCATCAACACGTTAAATGGACTCAGACTTCAAACCAAAACTATCAAG GTGTCATATGCACGGCCCAGCTCAGCCTCTATCCGTGATGCTAACCTGTACGTGAGTGGGCTGCCTAAGACCATGACCCAGAAAGAGCTGGAGCAGCTCTTCTCCCAGTATGGACGAATCATTACCTCCCGCATCCTCGTCGACCAGGTCACA GGCCCTTCAGGTGGCTCACGCGGGGTGGGCTTCATTCGCTTTGATAAGAGGATAGAGGCAGAGGAAGCCATCAAGGGCCTGAACGGACAGAAGCCCTCTGGAGCGGCAGAGCCCATCACAGTGAAGTTCGCCAACAACCCCAGCCAGAAGACCAGCCAGGCCCTGCTCTCTCAACTCTACCAGTCCCCCAACCGCCGCTACCCTGGCCCCCTGCATCACCAAGCCCAGAGGTTCAG GCTGGACAATTTGCTTAATATGGCCTATGGCGTTAAGAG GTTCTCTCCCATCACCATAGATAGCATGACCAGTCTAGTAGGGATGAATATTCCGGGACACACTGGCACGGGCTGGTGCATCTTCGTCTACAACCTGTCTCCAGACTCAGACGAAAGTGTCCTGTGGCAGCTCTTCGGGCCGTTTGGCGCAGTCAACAACGTCAAGGTGATCCGCGACTTCAACACCAACAAGTGCAAGGGGTTCGGTTTCGTCACCATGACAAACTACGACGAAGCAGCAATGGCCATCGCCAGTCTGAATGGGTACCGGCTGGGCGACCGCGTATTGCAGGTGTCCTTCAAGACCAACAAGACCCACAAGTCCTGA
- the elavl4 gene encoding ELAV-like protein 4 isoform X5: protein MFEISRTLNAALLSNEGSTETQWRQADLPQLQGWADKGLLTQPKMIISNMEPQVTNGPNPATANGPSSNSRSCPSPMQTSGSNDDSKTNLIVNYLPQNMTQEEFRSLFGSIGEIESCKLVRDKITGQSLGYGFVNYIDPKDAEKAINTLNGLRLQTKTIKVSYARPSSASIRDANLYVSGLPKTMTQKELEQLFSQYGRIITSRILVDQVTGPSGGSRGVGFIRFDKRIEAEEAIKGLNGQKPSGAAEPITVKFANNPSQKTSQALLSQLYQSPNRRYPGPLHHQAQRFRLDNLLNMAYGVKRFSPITIDSMTSLVGMNIPGHTGTGWCIFVYNLSPDSDESVLWQLFGPFGAVNNVKVIRDFNTNKCKGFGFVTMTNYDEAAMAIASLNGYRLGDRVLQVSFKTNKTHKS from the exons GGATCGACAGAGACTCAGTGGCGTCAGGCAGACTTGCCGCAGCTCCAGGGCTGGGCTGACAAAGGACTGCTGACACAGCCAAAGATG ATAATCAGCAACATGGAGCCTCAGGTGACGAACGGGCCAAACCCGGCCACAGCCAACGGTCCCTCGAGCAACAGCCGCAGCTGCCCATCGCCCATGCAGACCAGCGGCTCCAACGACGACAGCAAGACCAACCTCATTGTCAACTACCTGCCCCAGAACATGACCCAGGAGGAGTTCCGCAGCCTCTTTGGCAGCATTGGAGAGATTGAGTCCTGCAAGCTGGTCCGCGACAAGATCACAG gacAGAGCCTTGGATATGGTTTTGTCAACTACATTGACCCAAAGGATGCAGAGAAAGCCATCAACACGTTAAATGGACTCAGACTTCAAACCAAAACTATCAAG GTGTCATATGCACGGCCCAGCTCAGCCTCTATCCGTGATGCTAACCTGTACGTGAGTGGGCTGCCTAAGACCATGACCCAGAAAGAGCTGGAGCAGCTCTTCTCCCAGTATGGACGAATCATTACCTCCCGCATCCTCGTCGACCAGGTCACA GGCCCTTCAGGTGGCTCACGCGGGGTGGGCTTCATTCGCTTTGATAAGAGGATAGAGGCAGAGGAAGCCATCAAGGGCCTGAACGGACAGAAGCCCTCTGGAGCGGCAGAGCCCATCACAGTGAAGTTCGCCAACAACCCCAGCCAGAAGACCAGCCAGGCCCTGCTCTCTCAACTCTACCAGTCCCCCAACCGCCGCTACCCTGGCCCCCTGCATCACCAAGCCCAGAGGTTCAG GCTGGACAATTTGCTTAATATGGCCTATGGCGTTAAGAG GTTCTCTCCCATCACCATAGATAGCATGACCAGTCTAGTAGGGATGAATATTCCGGGACACACTGGCACGGGCTGGTGCATCTTCGTCTACAACCTGTCTCCAGACTCAGACGAAAGTGTCCTGTGGCAGCTCTTCGGGCCGTTTGGCGCAGTCAACAACGTCAAGGTGATCCGCGACTTCAACACCAACAAGTGCAAGGGGTTCGGTTTCGTCACCATGACAAACTACGACGAAGCAGCAATGGCCATCGCCAGTCTGAATGGGTACCGGCTGGGCGACCGCGTATTGCAGGTGTCCTTCAAGACCAACAAGACCCACAAGTCCTGA